In the Arachis ipaensis cultivar K30076 chromosome B10, Araip1.1, whole genome shotgun sequence genome, one interval contains:
- the LOC107624508 gene encoding protein BIG GRAIN 1-like B, translating to MTPPNYNKHHLSLVLACSNMNTLAQHHSQYPSFSSTLLDKIYRSIDEGQTTHTTPIHSKVTTTTTTRHHRHHLHHNNFTTSSESTSSSSGGLSSSSSCFARSRPKPVRTTSIDDGEEVFIKSKSRALKIYNNLKKVKQPISPGGRLTTFLNSLFNTATNSKKTTKPAPSSSSSYYDATAHTKASSTCSSASSFSRSCLSKTTSSSSRDNNNNGVKRTVRFYPVSVIVGEDSRPCGHKCLYEEEQVSVSVPTAWKIGRSSSKKSDKELKFPAMEKRDFDDDDDEDDDAASDSSSDLFELDHLAVIGNHHHHRYCEELPVYETTHVTTNRAIANGLLM from the coding sequence ATGACCCCTCCTAACTACAACAAACATCATCTTTCCCTTGTCTTAGCTTGTTCAAATATGAACACCCTCGCACAACACCACTCTCAATACCCCTCTTTCTCTTCCACCCTCCTCGATAAGATTTACCGCTCCATTGACGAAGGACAAACCACACACACCACACCCATTCACAGCAAggttacaacaacaacaacaacgcgTCACCATCGTCATCATCTTCATCACAACAACTTCACTACTTCTTCTGAATCTACTAGTTCTAGCTCAGGAGGCttgtcttcttcctcctcctgctTCGCGCGTTCCCGGCCTAAGCCTGTCAGAACAACCTCCATCGATGATGGTGAGGAGGTCTTCATCAAGTCCAAATCCAGGGCCCTCAAAATCTACAACAACCTCAAGAAGGTGAAGCAACCAATTTCACCCGGTGGAAGGCTCACCACTTTTCTCAATTCTCTCTTCAACACAGCCACCAATTCCAAGAAAACTACCAAACcggctccttcttcttcttcttcttactatGATGCCACCGCACACACAAAAGCTTCTTCCACGTGTTCCTCTGCCTCCTCTTTCTCGCGCTCTTGTTTGAGCAAGACTACTTCATCTTCCTCCagagacaacaacaacaatggtgtcAAGAGAACGGTCAGATTCTACCCCGTGAGTGTGATCGTCGGTGAAGATAGCAGGCCCTGTGGCCACAAATGCTTGTACGAAGAAGAACAAGTGTCTGTGTCGGTTCCCACAGCATGGAAGATTGGACGGTCATCTTCAAAGAAGAGCGACAAAGAGCTCAAGTTTCCGGCTATGGAAAAGAGAGAttttgacgatgatgatgatgaggatgatgatgctGCAAGTGATTCAAGTTCTGATCTTTTTGAACTCGATCACCTAGCGGTAATTgggaatcatcatcatcataggtACTGTGAGGAGCTTCCGGTTTATGAGACCACTCATGTTACTACTAATCGCGCCATTGCTAATGGCCTCTTAATGTAG